The Deinococcus roseus genome includes the window ATCCGGTGGTTGATTTCCAGTGCATGGGTTCTCCTTGATCGCCCATCGCTAAAAACGTTTTTACAAGACATCAAGGCAGCACGTTTTGAAACGGATGCAGGCGACTCCGTTTGGGGTATTGGGTTGCAAACGATTGCCTCAAATATAGGATATTTCCCGGTAAAGTTCAACTCTGCTGGGCTTCAGTTAAACACCAGCGAAGCACAATTCCCAGGCAAGCAAAAACCCCAATTCGGGCAAATCCAGAATTGGGGCACTGCAAAGCATCTAAAAACGTTTTTAGAAATGCAACAGAACTCAGCGGTAGCGTTCCACATCCCGCAAATGGCTGTCAAAGTCGCTGTTCACATGGATCTGGCGGTCCCGGCCATGCACAAAATACAGGGCGGGTTTGCCCTTCACCAGACGCTGAGAATTGAGGATGGACAGCAAAGCCGCTTCCCCCGGATTGTTGATGGGGGTGGGTGGGAGTTCCCGGCGGGTGTAACTGTTGTAAGGCGTGTCCTTCTGGAAATCGCCTGCACTGCGGTCCAGCTGTGGCAGGTCTTTCCCCAGACCGTAAGCCACCGTGGGATCTGACTGCAGGGGCATCCCGATCTTGATGCGGTTCAAAAACAGGCCTGCAATCAGGGGCATTTCCTGGGTGTTGGCGGCCTCGGCCTGCACCACACTGGCCAGGGTCACCCACTCCTGCACCGAAAAACCCAGCGCTTTTGCCTGTTCAATGCGCTCCAGGGTGAATTCCTGCTCCATGCGGCGGGTCAGGGTCTGGATGACCTCTGCTGCCGTGGTTTCAGGCCGGAAAGGGTAGGTGGCTGGAAAAAGAAACCCCTCCAGAGATCCCGAAGCATATTTCGAGTTTTTCAATTGCTGTGCCACTGCTTCCTGCAACGCACTGGCATTGCTGATCCCGGACTTGGTCACAATCCCGATGATGTCCTTCAGGCGTTTCCCTTCGGGGATGACCACCTGAATCACACGGGGTTTTCCGCCCTGTTCCAGGGTCTCTG containing:
- the mltG gene encoding endolytic transglycosylase MltG, which produces MTRKKSSLSLLLAFALIVVFLVAVVVNLYRHYTVATGAGKYTLEVKPGTSVTSIARELQEHQIVRNADVFRLVLKQRGRSASIQEGIYQFSGEQDIFQVAETLEQGGKPRVIQVVIPEGKRLKDIIGIVTKSGISNASALQEAVAQQLKNSKYASGSLEGFLFPATYPFRPETTAAEVIQTLTRRMEQEFTLERIEQAKALGFSVQEWVTLASVVQAEAANTQEMPLIAGLFLNRIKIGMPLQSDPTVAYGLGKDLPQLDRSAGDFQKDTPYNSYTRRELPPTPINNPGEAALLSILNSQRLVKGKPALYFVHGRDRQIHVNSDFDSHLRDVERYR